AAGCTGATGTCACCATGGACTTTACCGCCATGGAACAAACGCAACGTAGCTATAACCCTGATTTACCTGCTGTGCGCAGTGAAATGATCATGGAAGAAAATAGTGTGGGTGGCGGTGTTGGTGGCATTCCAGGCGCACTATCAAACCAACCGCCATTAGACTCAACAATTCCAGAAAATGCAGGCTCAGCCAGTCAGCAGATCATGCCAGGGCGAACTGCCAAAGAATCAACCCGTAACTACGAGCTTGACACCACAATTAGCCATACCAAAAAACAAACGGGTGTCATTCGCAGACTTAGCGTATCTGTGGCGGTTGATTACACGCAAGTTGCAGGTGAAGATGGCGCGATAACGCCAACACCACGTAAGCAGGAAGAAATACTTAATATTCGCAGATTATTGCAAGGCGGTATTGGCTTTGATGTAACGCGAGGTGACTCGCTAGAAGTGGTAAGTGTACCCTTTACTCGAATGGATGCTGGCGAGATAGAAGATGTACCTTTGTGGGAGCAGCCAGGTTTTCTACCAATTCTTAAGCTAGTTATTGGTGGGTTAGTTATAATAGTACTTATCATTTTTGTGATTCGTCCAATGCTACGCCGCTTAATTAACCCTGATGAGTCGAATGATGCAGAAGAGTTTGATGCGGATGAAGGTTTGGATCTTGGTGATGATACAATAAGCATGCTGACCTCAGAATTCGATGAAGGTCAAGTCGGCTTTGCACCGGATGGCTCGTTAATGTTACCAGACCTACACAAAGATGAAGATGTGCTTAAAGCAGTAAGAGCACTTGTAGCGAATGAACCAGAACTCTCAGCCCAAGTAGTGAAGGGCTGGTTGATGCAAGACGAGTAGTGAGAGAGTAATTATGGCTGAAGAACTCGCCAATGTTGAAGAACCGTCATACGACGTCAGTAAATTAGAAGGCGTCGAAAAAGCTGCAATCTTACTATTGAGTTTGTCTGAAGAAGATGCGGCGCAAATTTTAAAACACTTAGAGCCAAAGCAAGTACAGAAACTGGGTACTGAAATGGCCAAAGTGGATGATATGACGCAGACGAAAATAACTGCGGTACACAAACATTTTATTGAAGAAATTCAAAACTACAGCACCATTGGTTTCCAAAGCCAAGACTTTGTTAAACGGGCACTAACCGCGGCACTTGGTGAAGATAAAGCCGCTAACCTCATTGATCAAATATTGATGGGAAGCGGTGCCAAAGGTCTTGATTCACTTAAATGGATGGATTCGAAGCAGGTTGCCAGTATCATTAGAAATGAGCACCCGCAGATCCAAACCATCGTATTGTCTTACCTAGAGCCAGAGCAAAGTGCAGAAATTTTGGCGCAATTCCCAGAGAAAGTGCGCTTAGACCTTCTCATGCGTATTGCTAACCTTGAAGAAGTTCAACCGGCGGCACTACAAGAACTGAACGAAATTATGGAGAAACAGTTTGCGGGTCAAGCGGGTACTCAAGCAGCCAAAATGGGCGGCTTGAAGTCGGCGGCCAACATCATGAACTACCTAGATACTGCAATCGAAGGGCAGTTAATGGATGCTATCCGTGAGCAAGATGAAGAAATGAGCCAGCAAATCCAAGACCTTATGTTTGTCTTTGACAACTTGGTGGATGTTGATGATAAAGGCATTCAGGCCATATTGCGGGAAGTACAACAAGATGCGCTACTTAAAGCCATCAAAGGTGCAGACGAAGAGCTTAAAGAAAAGATCATGCGTAACATGTCTAAACGTGCAGCTGAGATGCTTAACGATGACCTTGAAGCACTCGGTCCTGTGCGTATTAGTGAAGTGGAAACCGCTCAAAAAGAAATCTTGTCTGTGGCTCGTCGTCTGTCTGACTCTGGTGAAATTATGCTTGGCGGCGGTGGCGGCGAAGAATTCCTGTAAGCGGATAGATGTGGTTGGTAACTAGTCAAACTGGGCGAGTGCCACGGCGTAAAAGTCAGGTAAAAGAATGACGGCAAAAAAAAGTTTTTCAGAAAGCGAAGCAAGTGAAGCTAAAAAGTGGGACTTACCTTTTGTGGACGATCCTCATGCGCCACGAGATAACGAACCCACTAATGCGTTAAATCGCCGTTCTGATTGGAAATACGAGCCCCCTGAAGAAGAGGAAGAGATCTTACCGCCCACGGCACAAGAGATAGAAGCTATTCGACAAGCAGCTTTCGACGAAGGACACCTAGAGGGTAAGACAACAGGCTTTGATGAAGGTAAAGCAGAAGGATTAGAAAAAGGGTACGCCGAAGGGTTAGAGAAAGGACAGGCAGAAGGACTATCGCAAGGGTTGGAAGAGGGAAGGCAGCAAGTTGCTACTCAAGCTGAGGTGTGGCAACTATTGGCGGAGAAACTTCATGATCCCTTATCGCAAGTTAATGATGAAACGCGCGATCAGCTTGTAAAACTCGCAGTCACACTGGCTAAAGCGGTGATTAAAACAGAAGTTACCACTAACACGCAGGTTATCCAGCAAGCATTAAGTGAAGGGATTAAAGCGCTTCCTATCAACCAAACTGAATATCAAATACACATGCACCCTGAAGATATTGCCATTGTGCAAGCGCATTTTGGTGAAGAAGAGATTGCAAAAAAAGGCTGGAACTTTATCGAATCTGCGGCAATGGAACGGGGAGGTTGTGACATTGCGACAGCTCATAATGCGGTTGACGTCTCGATTGAACGACGTTGTCGCGACGTTATCGAACAATTCCTTTTAAACCAAGGTCTATCAGATGACTAGCCCTTGGCACAATCATTTTGAGTCATTGACCAAACAGGTTACCTCTCCTCCCGTGGTCGCTGCTGGCAAATTAGTGCGAGGCATAGGACTAACGCTAGAAGCGGTTGGCTGCCAATTACCGGTTGGAAGTCAATGCTTGGTTCAGACCATCGAAGGCGAAATTGAAGCTGAAGTTGTTGGCTTTGGCGATGACATCACCTATCTAATGCCCACAGAAGCCGTGCGCGGTATTGTGCCAGGTAGCCGCGTTATGCCGCTTAATCGACAAAGCGGATTACCTGTTGGCATGGGGTTACTCGGCCGAGTAGTGGATGGAAATGGCCAACCCCTTGACGGTTTAGGTGCAATTGAGGCAGAAGCTCGCGCGCCGACGACTCGCCCTCCTATGAACCCGCTTATTCGCCGCCCCATTAATACACCAATGGATGTTGGCGTGCGGGCAATCAACGCCCTTAATACCGTGGGCGTTGGGCAACGTATGGGGCTGTTTGCCGGTAGTGGTGTTGGTAAAAGTGTTTTGCTTGGCATGATGACGCGAGGCTGCGAAGCCGATGTTGTCGTTGTTGGGCTTGTTGGCGAACGGGGACGAGAAGTAAAAGAGTTCATCCATGAAATTTTAACCGAAGAAGAACGACAACGGGCAGTTGTTGTTGCAGCGCCGGCCGATACCTCCCCACTGATGCGACTAAAGGGCTGTGAAACAGCAGTGACTATCGCCGAGTATTTTCGCGACAAAGGCATGAAGGTACTCTTATTAATTGACTCATTGACGCGATACGCCATGGCGCAACGTGAAATAGCGCTTGCTGTGGGTGAGCCGCCTGCAACGAAAGGCTATCCGCCATCAGTGTTTGCACGCTTACCTGCGCTGGTGGAGCGTGCGGGGAATGGGAGTGAGCGACAAGGCTCAATAACGGCGTTTTACACCGTACTGACAGAAGGTGATGACCTCCAAGATCCTATTGCTGATGCCGCGCGCGCCATTTTAGATGGTCACGTCGTTCTGTCACGAACCTTAGCGGACAGTGGTCACTATCCTGCGATAGATATCGAAGCATCTATCAGCCGCGTAATGCCTATGGTAGTAAGTGAAGAGCATCAGTTAATGGCGCGAAGAATTAGGCAGGTATACTCGAACTACAAGCAAAACCAAGATCTCATCTCAATTGGCGCCTATGCGAAGGGCTCTGATCCTCGCATCGACTTAGCAATCCGTGCAGAGCCGGCGATTAATGCGTTTTTGCAGCAGGGTATGAAGCAAGTACTGCCTTATGACGAAAGTTTGGAAGGTATGGCTGCTCTTGCCAAAGGCCTTGGGCAAGGTTAAGGGTAAGTTGTGACTCGCTATGTCTAAACAACTAGAACGTCTTGCAGAGTTTGAAAAAGAAAAAGAAGAACGTGAGGCGCGTTTCTATCAACAAGCTCAGCAAAATGTAAATCAACAAAAGCAAAAACTGTCTAGTCTCGAACAATATCGCATCGACTATATAAAAGGCATTCAACAAACAGGTCAAGGTGGTGTAACAGCTACTTACTACCAGCAACATCTGTCATTTGTGGGCAAATTAGACAAAGCGTGTGAACAACAGATGCAAGTTATTGCACGAGCGAAAATGGCGGCAGATCAGCGCAAGCAAATGTGGCTTAAGCAGCAGCAAAAGGTAAAGGCCGTTAATTTACTGCTGGATAAAAAGAAAGTGGCAGCACAACGCAAAGCGGCAAAGGAAGAGCAAGCAATGATGGACGAGTTTGCCACCCAGCGCTTTTATCGCGCCAAGAATTCACCTTTCTAAAGTTCTCGCTATTTCGCTGATTCATAAAACTATTCTTACCTATGTGGATGTGATTTTGATGGCGCTCTCCCATTTAAATACCAGTTGGCGCGCCCTTTGCAGTGCCTCTTTAAAGACGATTATTGAAACCATTACGAAGAACAAACGGATAAGTCTTTGCGGTATTGCCGCAAAGCGCCAAGTCGGGCGCAGTACCTTATTGTAAGCGCCTGTATATATTGTACAAATGCCTTTCAAACGCTGTTACCACACGTTTATAAAAGTGCTATCTAAGTAGGACGGTAGAAGATTATGCAACAAGTTGCCGCACAGAAAACAGACATTGCCGCTTTGCCTTTTGCTGCAAGCAGCACAGCTCAAGCTGTTGAAGCTGGAATTGACGGAAAAGCCGAAAGCCAAAAAGGCAATGGGTTTGATAGTCTTTACCAAGTTGCAAAAACTCAGGCAAACCAGGCAGAGCCAAAGCGAACTTCAACGTCCTCAAATACACCTGCAAATACAACTCATTCTGTAGTTCGCGAAGGAAAGGATAAGGATGCTGGGCATACCAATTTACCAAGTGACGAGAAGGTCTCAGACGCACCAACACCAACTCACGAAACTGAAGTAAAGGCTAAGCCAGCGCACGACACGCTTGTAGAAGATAACTCAGAATCGCCTGAGCTAGCGCAGCACAATGAAAACAAAGATGTCGATCAGCCACAGGATGCGCTTGAAGTGGAGGGGGATGTCGTCGTTAGTCACCGTACCGAGACAACGTATATTCTGGGTGAGGATGGGAAAAAAGATCCTGATGCTGGCGTCATCACTACGCCTGGTACACCCGACGGTAAGCCAGATAAAGAAGAGTCGGGAGAGCCCGACTGGATAGCTTATGTGGAAACCATCGCTAATCGTCAAAAAGACAGCGCTGCCGGCGAGTCATCACAAAGCGATGTAACCAGCGCAACTGATCTGGATGGCATTATAAAAGTTAAGGAGAGTGGCAGACTTTGGAAGCTGCCTGAAGACGTAGATAGCGAGTCGGTTGACTCTGTCTTGGCGCATTTATTGTCACAATTGCAAACCGCTAAGGAGCAAGGCGCGAGCGACAGTGAGTCATTAAATGCTGTGGGGGATGAACTGTTAAATTCACTGCGTACGTTAGGTGATTTATTGCGAGGTAGTAACCGCAAAGACGGTGATCCTGAACACAATGAGCTGCAAGCGGTTCAAAGTGAGCTCACTACCAACACCGATACTGACCTAAAAAACGAAGATGACTTAGCTTCGCTAATTGCGCAGTTACTCAATACGGAGCAGACGGAGTCTAGTCAAGCAACGAGTACCGCTGAAACAAGAATTGTCGAAGATGACGCTTCTGAGTCGTTGAGCCTTACCGCTGAAGAAGAGTTTATTCTTAGCCTTATTCAACAGGCTGCTAATGTCGACGGTAGTGAAACGAGTGCAGGGGCTGAGGGGAGTGATAATGCTACCCGTTTGGATGCATTGCTAGCGCAAGCAACTGAACAAGCCAAAGCAACAGACGGTAAACAGAGCGGTGGTAGCGAAATTAAAGCAGGCAATGAAAACAATGCAAATGGCGTGTCGATAGGGGCTGATGAAGCAGCGGGTTCATTACTCAACGCAATTGCTCAGCTTCCTTCAGAAACTGCGCAAAAGGCTACTGAAGCGTTAGCCGACCGAATAGTGGCGACTATGCCAAACGGTGCTCAACAGCAAAGTGTTAAGGCGAATATTATTGCGGGCATCAACGAATTCCAGCAGCAAGTTCAGCAAGGCAGAGAGCCTGGAATTGACCTGTCTGCCATTGTTGCGGATGCTGCTAAAGAAGCCGCGGTATCATCTGATGTGGCGGCAAGCTTAACAGTGCGTGTAGATAGTCAGGCTTCTCAGTTTTTACAGTTGATGAATACAACACAGCAAAGTGTTCATCAGGTAATGCAGGGGCAATTGGCACAAGTTGATACCGTTATGAACGAAAACAATCAGCTGCGCGCCGAGGCGTCAAAATCACAGCAGCAGTTTGAAGGTTTCGACAAGGCTGTCAATATTCATAAGCCTGAAGGGCAGCAACAGCTCAATGAGAAGATTCGTTGGATGGTAAACGCGCGCAATACCATGGCCGAAATTCGACTTGACCCACCTGAACTTGGCAGCATGCAGGTTCGCGTAAATGTGGCAGGTGATGCCGCAAGTGTAAGTTTTATTGTTCAATCGCAACAGGCCAAAGAGGCCCTAGCTGATGCAATGCCTAAGCTAAGGGATATGTTGCAAGAACAGGGCATCGAGTTAGGTGATGCGCAGGTAAGAAAAGACAATTCATCAAGCGGTGAAAATGGCCAGCAACTTGCAAATAACAATGACGGAAGTTCATCGGGTCGAGGAAACCGTGGAAATAATGACGGTATGGACGACGAAATGGGTGGAACCAGCGTGATTGAGCAGTCAGTTACGCGAGAGTTAAAAGGCGGTATCGATTTTTATGCATAAAATTTGTCCGCTTGATATGCGTTAGCAATTGGTAGCATGGTTATACTGCGCGCAAACTGATATTTTTGAGGTGTTGCTTACAGAGTATTTGATGGGTAAAACATTGCCATTTTTGGCCGAAACCCGATAATACGGTTTTTCGCGTTTAAATTGATGAGTTGCACATGGCTGAAGAAGAATTACAAGTAGAGGAAGGTGGTAAAGGCAAAAGCAAGATGATGTTAATCATCATTATTGCGGTGGTTTTAGTGGGTGGTGGTGCCGCGGCGTACTTTTTGCTGTTTGCCGGTGGTGATGAGCCAGCAGCCGAACAACTTGCTGAAGCCGATGCCGCCGCAGCACCCGCGAGCGCGACAGCTGGTGGTAAAGCAGAAATGGGTACCGCGCTTTATGTTGCCATGCCTAGGCCGTTTGTTTTCAATGTGCCGGGAAGTGGCCGAGACAGACTTGTGCAAATTAAAGTTCAGCTTTTGGTACGAGGCTCCGATAACGAAGAATTGGCAAAGACACATATTCCGTTAATTGAAGGGACCTTGCTTCAGGCATTTAGTATGTCAAATGCAGACGATCTTATTACCGAAGCTGGCAAAATTGAATTGCGCGAGCAAGCGGTGAGTGAAGTGCAAAAAGCACTTCAAGAAATTGAAGGCAAAGATGTTGTCGAACGTGTGCTTTTCACTGGCTTTGTCATGCAGTAACGCTGTGACAATTCTCAAGTGGCTAATCACACATTTAAATAGGTAAATACTGTGAGTGATTTATTATCTCAAGACGAAATCGATGCCCTGTTACACGGGGTAGATGATGTCGAGGAAGATGAAGTTGGCGGTGGAGGCGATTCCGATGCGTCTACACTAGAATACGACTTCTCCTCACAGGATAGAATTGTGCGTGGGCGCATGCCTACGCTGGAAATCGTGAATGAACGTTTTGCTCGCCACATGCGAGTGAGCTTGTTCAATATGATGCGCCGGTCGGCTGAAGTATCGATAAACGGTATTCAAATGATCAAGTTTGGCGAATATATTCATACGCTATTTGTGCCTACCAGTCTTAACATGGTTCGTTTTCGTCCCTTAAAAGGCACGGGACTTATCACCATGGAAGCCCGTTTGGTGTTTATCTTGGTAGATAACTTTTTTGGTGGTGACGGACGTTATCACGCAAAAATTGAAGGCCGTGAATTCACACCAACAGAGCGCCGCATTATTCAGATGCTGCTTAAAATCATCTTCGAAGATTATAAAGAAGCATGGGCACCGGTTATGGACGTATCTTTTGAATATCTTGATTCAGAAGTAAACCCTGCCATGGCAAACATTGTTAGTCCTACCGAAGTGGTTGTAATCAGTTCATTCCATATTGAGCTAGATGGTGGTGGTGGCGATTTCCACGTGTCACTACCATACTCAATGCTAGAGCCAATTCGAGAATTACTCGACGCCGGTGTGCAAAGCGATAAAGAAGACACGGATCTGCGCTGGAGCAAGGCGCTGCGTGATGAAATTATGGATGTGAAAGTGGCGCTGACCACGCACATGCTTGATGTGAATGTACCACTAAGAGAAGTCATGGAATTTAAACCCGGTGATATTATCCCGGTTGAGATGCCCGAGACGATTACGGTGCTCATTGAAGATTTACCTACGTTCAGAGCGAAGTTAGGTCGTTCGCGCGATAACCTAGCACTGAAAATAGTGGAAAAAATTGCAAGACCGACTTCTGTGAAGTCTGAGCTACAGTTATTAACCCGTGGCGGGCGCATTATTGATAATGATGCCGAGCTACAAGTACTCGAAGAAGACCTGTAAGGTAAAGGGGAGTTCCCATGAGTGAAGACGGTATGGACGACTGGGCAGCGGCAATGGCCGAACAAGCCGAGTCAGAAGCTGAACAAGATGGCGACAACGGCGACGTTCAGGTTGCTGAATTAGACGAGTTGACCGATGATGCTCCTATTACTCAGGAAGAGAAAAAGAAGCTGGATACTATTTTAGATATTCCGGTGACTATTTCGATGGAAGTAGGTCGTAGTCAAATTAGTATTCGAAATCTGCTACAGTTGAACCAGGGTTCTGTGGTGGAGCTGGATCGTGTTGCCGGTGAGCCACTAGATGTTTTAGTAAATGGCACGTTGATTGCTCATGGTGAAGTAGTAGTGGTCAACGACAAATTCGGTATTCGATTAACGGATGTTATTAGTCAAATTGAGAGAATCAAGAAGCTCAGATAAAACTTCTTATTTACTAAGGGGTTGCGCAATGCTGCCCCTGTTATTTAGCCAGGTTGTAGGCGCCCAATCTACCCAATCCATTACCAATCCCACATCGGTACTGTCAATTTTTCTATCGCTTTTACTGGTCGTCGCTATTATTTTTGCGCTTGCTTATATAATGCGTCGGTTTAATGTCACCGCCATGGGCAGTGGGCAAATGAAAGTGGTTGCAAGCATGGTGGCTGGTGCCAAAGAAAAAATCATGGTCATTCAAGTAGGGGATGAACAGCACCTTATCGGCGTTACCAGTCACAATATCTCCCATTTAAGTAAGTTGGAGAAAAACCTAGACGTACCGTCAAAAGGAATGGGGGCAACTGCTGCAGGGGGCGGTGACGCCTTTAAACAAAAGTTGGTCGCTGCGATGGCAGGCAAATTGAACCCTGAGATCAATAAGAAAAATCAAAAGGACGAATCTTCCGATGCGTAAGTTTGCGTTGTTAACTTTTGCCGTATTTGCTCTTTTTTTCATGGTAGAGCCAGTATACGCACAACAAGGTATCTCTGCCGTTACCGTTACCACCAATGACGATGGGACCCAAGACTACAGCATGACATTACAAGCGTTGTTTATCATGACAGCGCTAAGTCTAATACCTGCATTTATTATGATGATGACCTCGTTTACGCGTATTATCGTGGTATTGTCCATTTTACGTCAGGCTATCGGGTTACAGCAGTCACCCTCAAATCAGATCCTCATTGGCGTAAGCTTGTTTCTTTCTATGTTCATTATGGCGCCGGTTTTTGAAGAGGTGAACGAAAGAGCATTACAACCCTACCTTAATGAGGCTATGACCAGTAAAGAGGCATTTGAACAGGCCAAAGGGCCTATGCGTGCGTTTATGCTATCGCAAACTCGCGTAAAAGACTTGGAGACCTTTGTACGCATTGCTGGTGATGAAGGCAAATATGCCGATACTGAAGAGGTCCCCTTAACTATTTTAATCCCAGCTTTTGTAACCAGTGAGTTAAAAACCGCTTTTCAAATTGGGTTTATGTTGTTCATTCCATTTTTGATCATAGACTTAGTTGTAGCGTCAATTCTAATGGCAATGGGTATGATGATGTTGTCACCCATGATTGTATCGCTTCCGTTTAAACTTATGTTGTTTGTGTTAGTTGATGGTTGGAATCTTATTTTCGGTACCCTTGCCACCAGTTTCGGTATGGGCGTCTAGGAGGGCTTATGTCACCAGAAGTCTTTGTCGAAATACTCCGTGAGGCAATGTACATGGTAATTGTACTCGTGTCGGCGGTAATTGTACCGAGCCTTATTGTTGGTCTTGTTGTAGCGGTATTTCAAGCCGCAACCAGTATTAACGAGCAGACAATGAGCTTTCTGCCTCGCCTACTAGTAACCCTGTTAGCGCTCAGTTGGGGCGGCAACTGGCTGGTACAGCAGCTCATGGACTTTACGTTTCGCATGGTTGATTTAATTCCACAAGTTGTGGGTTAAGGCTTTTCTTACGTGGACGTTGAACTATCCGTTATTAACCAATTTTTAGCCGATATGCTGCTTCCGTTTATGCGTATTAGTGGCTTATTCGTTGCTATGATTGGGTTAAGTGCTAAGTCGATTCCACCGCAGGTACGTGCACTGTTGGGTATTATGCTGACGCTAATCATCATGCCCGTTGTTCCACCGTCGCCGATTACTAACCTGGTCGATGTGGGTACGTTTGTGGTGGTTATTCAGCAGCTTGTCATTGGTGTTGCTATTGGTTTTATCTCTATGATGGTTCTCAACACCTTTGTACTAGCCGGTCAAGTTATTGCTATGCAAACCGGTTTGGGCTTTGCCTCGATTGTCGACCCTGTTAATGGTATTAATGTACCAGCGGTAGGTCAGTTTTATCTTATTTTAGCGACGCTGTTGTTTTGGACGCTAGACGGCCACTTATCCATGATCCATATGATTGTTATGAGCTTCGAAGCGTTTCCTATTGGTGAAGCATGGTGGACAGGTGAGCAATTCAGAGACATTGCACATTGGGCTGGCTGGATGTTCGTATCGGCACTGACTTTATCGCTCGCGCCTATTGTGTCATTGCTTATTGTAAATTTGGCGTTTGGCGTTATGACCAAAGCGGCGCCACAGCTCAACATTTTTAGTATTGGTTTCTCGATTGCTCAGGTAATGGGGTTAATTATTATTTGGATAACACTCGATAATTTTACCGCTCACTTTGAAACCCAATGGTTTCGCGCTGAACAGTTTATGTGTGAGCTATTAAATATTTGTCCTTAAAAAAGACAAGTCGCGGTAGAAATTGTTCGCGCAAAATGACAGGTTTGCGAGCAAGCTAAATGAAAAACTAGGCGAGAGGAGCAGGGCGACTTGCAAGCCTTCCACCGCATGGATGCGGTGGCAGAGCGCCCAAGGATGGGTTTACAGCGTGCTTGTAAGTTGCTCTGCTCCTATCGCAACAAAGGCAAAAAGAGCAAACAAATGGCAGATTCAAGCGAAAAAACAGAAGACCCCACGGGGAAAAAACTCGATGATGCCCGGAAAAAAGGGCAGCTTGCGCGATCCCGTGAACTCTCAACCACCCTAGTATTAGTGGTGAGTGCTTTCATGTTCCTGTTTCTCGGCGGCTGGATTGCCGAGTCGGTGTTTAAACTGACACAGCGCATGTTTATTCTTTCTCGCGATGAAACCTATGACACTACCCATATGTTCGGTGCATGGGGCGAAGCCTTTTCTACCATTAGTGCGCCTGTTCTGCTGTATATGGTCGTGGCCATGATAGCGGGTATTTACGGGTCAATAGCCCTTGGTGGTTACAACTTTACGTGGGAAGGAGCGAAGCCCAAAGGGTCAAAAATGAGCCCAATTCAAGGGTTCAAGCGCATGTTTGGTATGAATGGCTTGGTTGAGTTACTCAAGTCCATCGCCAAAGTTGTGCTTATTATTGGCATGGCCATTGGGGCGCTATTGTACTTTCAAGATGAAGCACTCCACCTCGATATGGAGTTGTATCCCGGCAATATCTTTCACGCCCTTGATATGCTCAAGTGGGCATTTCTTATTCTTGCTTGCGGTATGATCCCCATTGCCATTATTGATGTGCCATATCAGATGTATAAGCACAACAAAGAAATGAAAATGACCAAGCAAGAGGTCAAAGACGAGCGCAAAAATGCCGAGGGCGATCCTATGGTAAAAGGCCGTATTCGTCGCTTGCAGTATCAAGCTGCCACTAAACGCATGATGCAGGAAGTCCCGCAAGCTGACGTGGTAGTAACTAACCCAACACACTTCTCGGTTGCTATAAAATATGATGAAAGCGGCAACCGTGCCCCCGTTGTTGTGGCGAAAGGGGCTGATGAACTTGCCATGCATATAAGAAAAATTGCTACCGCAAACGATGTCCCACTTATTCCATCGCCTATGCTTGCTCGTGCTATCTTTTACTCTACCGAAGTCGATGAAGAAGTACCTAATGCGCTGTTTATGGCAGTGGCGCAAGTGCTTGCCCATGTTTATCAGCTTAAAGCGCACCGCGC
The DNA window shown above is from Alteromonas sp. KC3 and carries:
- the fliO gene encoding flagellar biosynthetic protein FliO, with product MLPLLFSQVVGAQSTQSITNPTSVLSIFLSLLLVVAIIFALAYIMRRFNVTAMGSGQMKVVASMVAGAKEKIMVIQVGDEQHLIGVTSHNISHLSKLEKNLDVPSKGMGATAAGGGDAFKQKLVAAMAGKLNPEINKKNQKDESSDA
- the fliP gene encoding flagellar type III secretion system pore protein FliP (The bacterial flagellar biogenesis protein FliP forms a type III secretion system (T3SS)-type pore required for flagellar assembly.) translates to MRKFALLTFAVFALFFMVEPVYAQQGISAVTVTTNDDGTQDYSMTLQALFIMTALSLIPAFIMMMTSFTRIIVVLSILRQAIGLQQSPSNQILIGVSLFLSMFIMAPVFEEVNERALQPYLNEAMTSKEAFEQAKGPMRAFMLSQTRVKDLETFVRIAGDEGKYADTEEVPLTILIPAFVTSELKTAFQIGFMLFIPFLIIDLVVASILMAMGMMMLSPMIVSLPFKLMLFVLVDGWNLIFGTLATSFGMGV
- the fliQ gene encoding flagellar biosynthesis protein FliQ, with amino-acid sequence MSPEVFVEILREAMYMVIVLVSAVIVPSLIVGLVVAVFQAATSINEQTMSFLPRLLVTLLALSWGGNWLVQQLMDFTFRMVDLIPQVVG
- the fliM gene encoding flagellar motor switch protein FliM, translating into MSDLLSQDEIDALLHGVDDVEEDEVGGGGDSDASTLEYDFSSQDRIVRGRMPTLEIVNERFARHMRVSLFNMMRRSAEVSINGIQMIKFGEYIHTLFVPTSLNMVRFRPLKGTGLITMEARLVFILVDNFFGGDGRYHAKIEGREFTPTERRIIQMLLKIIFEDYKEAWAPVMDVSFEYLDSEVNPAMANIVSPTEVVVISSFHIELDGGGGDFHVSLPYSMLEPIRELLDAGVQSDKEDTDLRWSKALRDEIMDVKVALTTHMLDVNVPLREVMEFKPGDIIPVEMPETITVLIEDLPTFRAKLGRSRDNLALKIVEKIARPTSVKSELQLLTRGGRIIDNDAELQVLEEDL
- the flhB gene encoding flagellar biosynthesis protein FlhB; amino-acid sequence: MADSSEKTEDPTGKKLDDARKKGQLARSRELSTTLVLVVSAFMFLFLGGWIAESVFKLTQRMFILSRDETYDTTHMFGAWGEAFSTISAPVLLYMVVAMIAGIYGSIALGGYNFTWEGAKPKGSKMSPIQGFKRMFGMNGLVELLKSIAKVVLIIGMAIGALLYFQDEALHLDMELYPGNIFHALDMLKWAFLILACGMIPIAIIDVPYQMYKHNKEMKMTKQEVKDERKNAEGDPMVKGRIRRLQYQAATKRMMQEVPQADVVVTNPTHFSVAIKYDESGNRAPVVVAKGADELAMHIRKIATANDVPLIPSPMLARAIFYSTEVDEEVPNALFMAVAQVLAHVYQLKAHRAGKGKRPRPLKRDLPIPPEYRR
- the fliN gene encoding flagellar motor switch protein FliN, giving the protein MSEDGMDDWAAAMAEQAESEAEQDGDNGDVQVAELDELTDDAPITQEEKKKLDTILDIPVTISMEVGRSQISIRNLLQLNQGSVVELDRVAGEPLDVLVNGTLIAHGEVVVVNDKFGIRLTDVISQIERIKKLR
- the fliR gene encoding flagellar biosynthetic protein FliR — encoded protein: MDVELSVINQFLADMLLPFMRISGLFVAMIGLSAKSIPPQVRALLGIMLTLIIMPVVPPSPITNLVDVGTFVVVIQQLVIGVAIGFISMMVLNTFVLAGQVIAMQTGLGFASIVDPVNGINVPAVGQFYLILATLLFWTLDGHLSMIHMIVMSFEAFPIGEAWWTGEQFRDIAHWAGWMFVSALTLSLAPIVSLLIVNLAFGVMTKAAPQLNIFSIGFSIAQVMGLIIIWITLDNFTAHFETQWFRAEQFMCELLNICP